A window of the Xylanibacillus composti genome harbors these coding sequences:
- the nikA gene encoding nickel ABC transporter substrate-binding protein has protein sequence MRKMIDALVVIALLLFVLTACLQTNTEQTEGEITLTESWDFAGGFYPIETLTVNANYGPQFYMVNFYETLVRYKDGEIIPGLAESWEISEDGLIYTFHLREQVKFSDGSPFNAEAVKRNLEVIPANLGPMNGGLGTVSTLLDQIVVIDTHTVEVHLTAPYYGALKDFTLMNPMAMVSPDAFNADGSPGDVLRTGTFGTGPYMYEGETDGTTYTFVKNPHYWGEEPEVERFHVKVIPDNDTKLLALRNGEVDILVGTRHMSYDRFNEMKKSGYGAQISEGIASNTRYLAFNVSKAPFDDRNVRLAASRAIDKEGVVQSIFTGIETKADSIFDPAMPYSNVELVPHAYDMDQAKLILEDAGWVDTDGDGVREKDGKRLAGEILYIKGDAMIDDLLLAISAQWNELGMDIKPKGMEKMTFHAEFAKADFDLAFYETYGSAWDPHTSMTNMKPDYRHGYPAAQALALVENGNEIIDALNVSTDEEQIQEIYDLVLNEINDQAILIPLSYTKELALYNSQRIAHYSFNGQPADIDVAAIQLK, from the coding sequence ATGAGAAAAATGATTGATGCTCTCGTTGTAATAGCGTTATTGCTATTTGTTTTAACTGCTTGCTTACAGACAAATACCGAACAAACGGAGGGTGAGATTACATTAACGGAAAGCTGGGATTTTGCCGGAGGTTTTTACCCGATTGAAACGCTAACGGTAAATGCCAATTACGGTCCACAGTTTTACATGGTCAATTTTTATGAAACGCTTGTCCGTTATAAGGATGGAGAAATCATTCCTGGTCTGGCAGAGTCCTGGGAGATATCGGAGGACGGCTTGATCTATACATTTCATTTAAGAGAACAAGTGAAGTTTTCCGACGGCTCACCTTTTAATGCGGAAGCGGTCAAACGAAATCTGGAGGTAATCCCGGCGAATCTCGGACCAATGAATGGAGGTCTGGGAACGGTGTCTACACTCCTGGACCAGATTGTTGTCATCGACACTCATACGGTTGAAGTGCATCTTACAGCCCCTTACTATGGAGCGCTAAAGGATTTTACACTGATGAACCCAATGGCGATGGTATCGCCCGATGCATTCAATGCGGACGGCTCTCCGGGAGATGTCCTCAGAACGGGCACGTTCGGAACGGGTCCTTACATGTATGAGGGGGAAACGGACGGGACGACGTACACCTTTGTTAAAAATCCGCATTATTGGGGCGAGGAGCCCGAGGTCGAACGCTTTCATGTGAAGGTGATTCCGGATAACGATACCAAGCTGCTGGCTTTGCGCAATGGGGAAGTAGACATTCTCGTAGGAACACGGCATATGTCCTATGATCGTTTTAATGAAATGAAAAAATCGGGCTACGGAGCGCAGATTTCAGAAGGGATAGCCAGCAACACGCGGTATCTTGCATTTAATGTGTCCAAAGCGCCTTTCGATGATCGGAATGTACGACTGGCAGCCAGCCGCGCAATCGACAAAGAGGGAGTTGTACAAAGCATATTTACGGGAATTGAAACGAAGGCCGACAGTATTTTCGATCCTGCAATGCCTTACAGCAACGTGGAACTTGTTCCCCATGCATACGACATGGATCAAGCCAAGTTGATTTTAGAAGACGCTGGCTGGGTGGATACGGATGGCGACGGCGTCAGGGAAAAAGACGGCAAGCGCTTGGCAGGCGAGATTCTGTATATTAAGGGAGATGCCATGATCGATGATTTACTTTTGGCGATTTCGGCGCAATGGAATGAACTCGGTATGGACATCAAGCCAAAGGGGATGGAAAAAATGACTTTTCACGCTGAGTTCGCAAAGGCCGATTTTGACCTCGCTTTTTATGAAACTTACGGCTCTGCCTGGGATCCCCACACATCGATGACAAATATGAAGCCCGATTACAGACATGGTTATCCTGCGGCCCAGGCGCTGGCGCTCGTAGAGAACGGCAACGAGATCATAGATGCGCTTAATGTCAGCACAGATGAAGAGCAGATTCAGGAGATTTATGATTTGGTTTTAAACGAAATCAACGACCAGGCCATTCTTATTCCTCTTTCCTATACCAAAGAACTGGCCCTGTACAATAGTCAAAGAATAGCGCATTACTCGTTTAACGGACAACCGGCTGATATTGACGTCGCTGCTATTCAGCTAAAATAA
- a CDS encoding ABC transporter ATP-binding protein — protein MIELKQVSKQYQAKDKRGNKLTIDAVKPLSLSLDHQTSYALVGESGSGKSTLARLMLGIERPTSGEVCLEGNNIALQRPGEFRKKRAVLQMVLQNAQSSLDPRLPVFDSIAEPIRCLKKMDKQSERQKILELADKVCLTVDQLSRLPHELSGGQLKRVCIARAMSISPKFIVFDESVSGLDVTVRKQILDLILQLKNDGIGAFLFITHDIDVAIYMADHIIVMKDGSIVERVEHAGSYDDFKHEYSRKMIESLPPKSPEYRNQQHRMAATL, from the coding sequence GTGATTGAGCTAAAGCAGGTATCCAAGCAATATCAGGCAAAAGATAAGCGAGGAAATAAACTAACTATCGATGCGGTGAAACCATTATCGCTTTCGTTGGATCATCAAACCAGTTACGCCCTTGTAGGCGAAAGCGGAAGCGGAAAAAGCACCTTGGCCCGTCTGATGCTGGGGATCGAGCGACCGACAAGCGGCGAGGTATGTCTGGAGGGGAATAATATCGCCTTGCAGCGTCCAGGAGAATTTCGCAAGAAAAGGGCAGTGCTCCAGATGGTGTTGCAAAATGCACAGAGCTCACTCGATCCCAGACTTCCGGTATTTGATTCGATCGCCGAGCCGATCCGGTGTTTGAAGAAGATGGACAAACAAAGCGAGCGCCAAAAAATTCTGGAACTGGCCGACAAAGTTTGCTTAACCGTTGATCAGCTTAGCCGCCTTCCGCATGAGTTGAGCGGCGGTCAATTGAAGAGGGTTTGTATTGCTCGCGCAATGAGCATATCCCCAAAGTTTATTGTTTTTGATGAATCCGTTAGCGGGCTGGATGTGACGGTCCGAAAGCAAATTCTCGACTTGATTCTTCAGCTAAAAAATGACGGAATAGGCGCATTCCTGTTTATTACCCATGATATCGATGTAGCGATCTATATGGCGGATCACATCATTGTGATGAAAGATGGATCTATCGTTGAACGGGTTGAACATGCTGGTTCTTATGATGATTTTAAACATGAGTATTCGAGGAAGATGATTGAGTCGCTTCCTCCGAAGTCTCCGGAATACCGGAACCAACAACATCGGATGGCTGCGACCCTTTAA
- a CDS encoding ABC transporter ATP-binding protein has product MNGLLEVKNLCVGLKEQPSRLIVKHVDFTLRQGKALALVGESGSGKTMTCKALMRLLNRKKFEVSGSIRYREVGLLTLKEKEMRSLCGSKIAMIIQHPMTAFNPTIKIGVQIIESIRAHRKIGKKEAYEIGIQALEQMHLPRCEQLMNSYSYTLSGGMLQRIMIAVALIHKPEILIADEATTALDVKNQSIVLEELDQLKKKGIALLLVTHDLGVAAKLADDMVVMKSGEIIERGAVFKLFASPREAYTKELLGARIMKGAGL; this is encoded by the coding sequence ATGAATGGTTTGTTGGAAGTGAAAAATCTTTGTGTTGGACTTAAGGAGCAGCCGAGCCGTCTGATTGTCAAGCATGTAGATTTTACGCTTCGCCAAGGAAAGGCACTAGCTCTTGTAGGGGAAAGTGGAAGCGGAAAGACGATGACCTGCAAGGCGCTTATGCGGTTATTAAATAGGAAGAAATTCGAAGTTTCCGGGAGCATCCGGTATAGGGAGGTGGGGCTGCTAACCCTTAAAGAAAAAGAAATGCGTTCGTTATGCGGAAGCAAAATAGCGATGATTATTCAACATCCGATGACCGCTTTCAATCCGACAATCAAAATCGGTGTGCAAATCATAGAGTCGATAAGAGCTCATCGAAAAATCGGCAAAAAAGAAGCGTATGAGATTGGTATTCAAGCACTGGAGCAAATGCATTTGCCGCGCTGCGAACAATTAATGAACAGTTATTCTTACACATTAAGTGGAGGAATGCTGCAAAGAATCATGATCGCAGTAGCCTTGATTCACAAGCCGGAGATTCTTATAGCGGATGAGGCGACCACGGCTTTGGACGTGAAGAACCAAAGCATTGTACTTGAGGAACTCGATCAATTGAAGAAAAAGGGGATTGCGCTTCTTTTGGTTACTCACGACTTGGGCGTGGCCGCGAAGCTTGCGGATGATATGGTGGTTATGAAAAGTGGGGAGATCATTGAACGCGGGGCTGTCTTCAAACTCTTCGCATCACCTCGGGAAGCATACACCAAAGAACTGCTGGGAGCCAGGATAATGAAAGGAGCAGGGCTGTGA
- a CDS encoding ABC transporter permease has product MIIKIVNNKQALTGLVMIALVSLVAATAPLIVPNDPHKIDIVNRFLSANAQYPLGTDQLGRCVLSRLLLGASYSLGIAVPTLMALGGIGLILGTSAAYLGGRLERALLIICDLFMAFPSLVIVLSLVGALGQGISSIVVAVMFSLWAWYAKVVWSYACLEKSKDYILACIIAGCNHRRIIFRHIIPNLFPQFLVYLSTGMASMIIMISGFSFLGLGFESGTPEWGAMLNEARASFYSHPTFVLYPGLCILLTAAGFNLFGEALRDIISPEEVSE; this is encoded by the coding sequence ATGATTATAAAAATTGTTAACAACAAGCAGGCGCTGACAGGACTTGTAATGATCGCATTGGTAAGCCTGGTTGCTGCAACTGCTCCGCTGATTGTACCCAATGACCCGCACAAAATTGATATCGTGAACCGATTCTTATCCGCAAACGCGCAATACCCACTCGGTACGGATCAACTGGGACGTTGTGTGTTATCGAGGCTGCTCCTTGGGGCGAGCTACTCGCTGGGCATTGCCGTACCGACACTGATGGCGCTAGGGGGCATTGGATTAATACTGGGAACGTCAGCCGCTTATTTAGGCGGGCGTTTGGAACGGGCTTTACTGATCATCTGTGATCTATTTATGGCTTTTCCATCGCTGGTCATCGTACTGTCTCTTGTCGGGGCGTTGGGACAAGGAATATCCAGCATCGTTGTGGCCGTGATGTTCTCGCTGTGGGCTTGGTATGCCAAAGTGGTGTGGAGCTATGCGTGTCTGGAAAAGAGCAAGGACTACATTCTTGCATGCATTATAGCCGGGTGCAATCACAGAAGAATTATATTTCGACACATCATTCCTAATCTGTTTCCCCAATTCCTGGTGTACCTGAGCACGGGAATGGCTTCCATGATCATCATGATATCCGGGTTTTCATTTTTAGGATTAGGCTTTGAATCAGGCACGCCAGAATGGGGAGCGATGTTGAACGAAGCCAGGGCGAGTTTTTATTCTCATCCGACATTTGTCCTTTACCCTGGCCTTTGTATTCTGTTAACGGCAGCGGGCTTCAATTTATTCGGAGAAGCGCTTAGAGACATCATTTCTCCGGAGGAGGTGAGCGAATGA
- a CDS encoding ABC transporter permease: MVGFLKRCIGLIITLLGVTALSFLMANISIVDPAEAYARNVFLHPTEEQIVQIRTEMGLDRPLYQQYIQWLGSSLRGDLGVSLQTKNTVASDIGQKLPITMQLVGMSLLWVVVFTIPVALITALRKNSWFDHVVRIATILGASLPNFWLGFLVLLLFAVTFPIVKVVDYGNLMSLILPSLVLAVPVASISIRLFRATLLSNLNKDYVAYAKARGLSNGRIVWVHVTRNSLPPLIMLFGQYMGHMIAGSAIVESIFSLKGVGMYLIDAIMARDLPTINGCVLVIALIFVFGRVLADIVNWRLNPRMMDKGEGAL, translated from the coding sequence ATGGTGGGTTTCTTAAAAAGGTGCATAGGCCTGATCATTACTCTTTTGGGGGTGACGGCACTTTCGTTTCTAATGGCCAATATTTCAATTGTTGATCCCGCTGAAGCTTATGCACGAAATGTATTTTTGCATCCGACGGAAGAACAAATTGTTCAAATTCGTACGGAAATGGGGCTGGATCGGCCGTTATACCAGCAATATATACAATGGTTAGGCAGCAGTTTGCGTGGGGATTTAGGGGTTTCTTTACAGACAAAAAATACAGTCGCATCAGATATTGGCCAGAAGCTGCCTATAACCATGCAACTTGTTGGCATGTCCCTATTGTGGGTGGTGGTCTTTACCATTCCTGTTGCCCTTATCACTGCCTTGCGAAAAAATAGTTGGTTTGACCACGTTGTTAGAATAGCAACGATATTGGGTGCTTCACTGCCCAACTTCTGGCTGGGATTCTTGGTACTTCTTTTGTTCGCTGTAACCTTTCCAATTGTGAAGGTTGTGGACTACGGCAATCTTATGAGTCTTATTCTTCCTTCTCTCGTTCTAGCTGTTCCGGTTGCTTCGATATCCATTCGCTTATTTCGCGCGACGCTGCTTTCCAATCTGAATAAGGATTATGTTGCTTATGCGAAAGCAAGGGGACTGAGCAACGGAAGGATTGTATGGGTTCACGTGACAAGGAATTCTCTGCCGCCGCTCATTATGTTGTTTGGTCAATACATGGGTCACATGATTGCGGGAAGTGCCATCGTGGAAAGCATTTTTTCCTTGAAGGGCGTCGGTATGTATCTGATTGACGCGATTATGGCTCGGGACTTACCGACGATCAATGGTTGTGTATTGGTCATCGCCCTTATTTTTGTTTTTGGCAGAGTGCTTGCGGATATCGTCAATTGGCGGCTAAACCCCCGGATGATGGATAAGGGGGAAGGAGCTTTATGA
- a CDS encoding MarR family winged helix-turn-helix transcriptional regulator, which translates to MNAGEWKKQELSDAFLGAVYAYMDYEKTTHLLKTKDGKQIYYAEIHIVSAIHDHEGIHVSGLADLLGVTIGAVSQILMKLEKKGLIKKERDARNQSRFLLKLTPDGEITHLNHLKFHEEFDELFCSALDEGSVEQVRFLKQFFSRIEHKLQDVTKK; encoded by the coding sequence ATGAATGCAGGTGAATGGAAAAAGCAAGAACTAAGTGATGCATTTCTGGGTGCCGTTTACGCGTATATGGATTATGAGAAAACGACGCATCTCTTAAAAACGAAGGATGGAAAGCAGATTTATTATGCAGAAATTCATATCGTATCCGCGATCCATGACCATGAAGGGATTCATGTGTCGGGTTTGGCGGATTTGCTTGGTGTGACGATCGGAGCTGTTTCGCAAATATTAATGAAACTTGAAAAGAAAGGGCTTATCAAAAAAGAACGTGATGCACGTAATCAATCGCGTTTTTTATTGAAGCTAACTCCAGATGGAGAAATTACGCATCTTAATCATTTGAAGTTTCACGAGGAGTTTGATGAATTATTTTGTTCGGCACTCGACGAGGGAAGTGTAGAACAAGTTCGTTTCTTAAAACAGTTTTTTAGCCGAATAGAACATAAACTACAGGATGTGACGAAAAAATAA
- a CDS encoding sigma-70 family RNA polymerase sigma factor, protein MNRDLKNRKAIEKGFSSYASTTLRHASRDFFKKLCMENDRFRPFDEADFQINVAFKFCESPFIILEQNIALLQAMNDLESSERELLHLKYFQDKTDEDIARVFGVTRQAITKSKKKLLFKLKKHYQSSIT, encoded by the coding sequence ATGAACAGGGATCTCAAAAATCGTAAAGCTATTGAAAAAGGATTCAGCAGCTATGCAAGTACTACTTTACGCCATGCAAGTCGCGACTTTTTCAAAAAATTATGTATGGAAAATGATCGTTTCAGGCCATTTGATGAAGCTGACTTCCAGATCAATGTTGCCTTTAAATTCTGTGAAAGTCCTTTCATCATTCTCGAACAAAACATTGCACTTCTACAGGCAATGAATGATCTTGAGTCGTCAGAAAGAGAACTTCTTCATCTAAAGTATTTTCAAGACAAAACCGACGAGGATATAGCCCGTGTCTTTGGTGTCACCAGACAAGCTATTACCAAGTCAAAAAAAAAATTGTTGTTCAAACTTAAAAAGCATTACCAATCTTCCATTACTTAA
- a CDS encoding helix-turn-helix domain-containing protein — MRDVMELIQLAQKGDHEAEIELINRYEPLINKYARYNGIINEDCKQQMVLEFIMAIRRFDLSRYNYKKEEGFKKQPSID, encoded by the coding sequence ATGCGCGATGTCATGGAGTTAATCCAGTTGGCTCAAAAAGGCGACCACGAAGCGGAAATCGAATTGATTAATCGTTACGAACCGCTTATCAATAAATATGCTCGATACAATGGCATCATTAACGAAGACTGCAAACAACAGATGGTTCTTGAGTTTATTATGGCAATTAGGCGCTTTGATCTTTCTCGTTACAACTATAAAAAAGAAGAAGGTTTTAAAAAGCAACCATCAATCGACTAA